Genomic window (Streptosporangiales bacterium):
GACGGCGCGGAGATCCTCGGCGTCGCCGCGTGGCACCCGCCGGGCGCGATGCGCTCGCGGACGCAGGAGTGGGCGACCACGGCGGGCTACGCATGGGCGTTGCGCGGCCGCACCCGCCGGGCGGAGACCTTCGGCGAGGCACTACGCGAGGCGCACCCGACCCAGCCGCACTGGTATCTCTCCGTGCTGGGCACCGACCCGTCCGCGCAGGGACGCGGCGTCGGCACGAAGCTGCTCACCGACCGGCTGGCGGAGTGCGACAGGGCCGGCGAGCCGGCGTACCTGGAGACCAACAAGGAACGCAACGTCCGCTTCTACGAGCGGTTCGGCTTCCACGTACTGCAGGAGATCGAGATCCCCGAGGAAGGCCCGCGCACCTGGGCCATGTGGCGCGACCCGAAGTAGCAAACCACCACGAGTCGTAACAACTGAGCCGGTGCTCATCAGGCAGCACCCTGCGCAGGTGAACCGGCGGGCCCGTACCCGGGGGTGGGCCGCTAGGGTCAGGGGCCATGAGTACGCCTCAGGCCGTTTCGCGTGCCCTGCTCGAGGGCCGCCGACCGGGACGTGCCCCGGTCTCGCTGATCATCGCGCTGGCCGTCGCCGGCCTCGCCCTGCTCGCCGTCATGGCGCTGTGGATCCTGAGCACCGTCGGCATCGCGATCATCTTCTTCTTCATCGCGCTGCCGACCGCCGTGCTGTACCTGTCGGTGATGCTGTGGCTGGACCGGTTGGAACCGGAACCGAAGCTGCTGCTGCTGGTGTTCCTGCTGTGGGGCATGGGCGCGTCGATCCTCCTCGCCGGCTACCTGAACTCGTGGTCGCAGGAGGCCCTCTGGGTGCCCGCGTTCGGCAAGGCGATCGGCAGCCAGCTCACCGCGTCGATCAGCGCGCCCGTCACCGAGGAGACGCTGAAGGCGCTGCCGCTGCTCTTCTTGCTGTGGCGGCGTAAGCACGAGCTGAACGGCCTCACCGACGCGGTCGTCTACGGCTCCACGGTCGCGCTCGGCTTCGCCCTGGTGGAGAACGTGCAGTACTACATGCGCAGCTTCTTCACCGGCCTGGAAGCCACCGAGAACGCCGTCGGCGCCGTCGTCACCACGACCATGACGATCCTGTTGCGCGGCGTCGCTTCGCCGCTGTGCCACCCGCTGTTCACGGTGATGACAGCCGTCGGCGTGCTGTACGCGGCGAACCACCGTGGTGTCATGCGCGTCTTCGCCGTACTCGGTGGCTGGTTGGCGGCCATGTTCCTGCACGCGCTGTGGAACAGCGGCACCACGCTCGCTGTGCTCGCAGGCATCCCGCCGACCTCGTTGATCGGCTTCGGCCCGCTGGTGCCGCAGTACCTGTTCTTCATGGGCCTGATCGCCGTGTGGGTCTGGCTGCTGGTCAAGGACCGCGGCAAGACCATCGCGCTGATCAAGACGCACCTGCCGCAGTACGCGGGCACCGGCGCGGTCACGAACGCCGACGTCGAGATGCTCAGCAGCATGTCCGGCCGGAAGGCCGCCCGCCGGTACGTCAGCAGGCAGTACGGCAAACCGGCGGTACGCGCCATGCGCAACTACCAGCTGGCCGCCACCGAACTGGCGATCGCACACGACCGCGCCATCAAGGGCGGCAGCACGGCACAGCAGTTCGAGGAACGCAGGGACGGCCTGCTGCACGTGCTGACCACCTCGTACCAGGCGGCCATAGGCGGCCCCGGCGTAGGCGCGGCCCCCTGGCAAACCGGCGCCCCGGGCGTCCCCGGCGGCCCGCCACAGGGCCCACCGCCGGGCGGTCCAGGCGGCCCACCGCAGGGTCCACCACCGCATGGTGCACCGCCGCCGCAAGCACCGCCACCGCAAGGTGCACCGCCGCAGGGCCCACCGCCGGGCGGTCCAGGCGGTCCAGGCGGCCCACCGCAGGGTCCACCACCGCAAGGTGCACCGCCGCCGCAGGGCGCGCCGCCGCAGCGGTCGCCTCAGCCACCGCCGCCGCCGATTGCGCCGGGCACGCCGCCGCGGCAGGGTCCGCCACCGCAGGCGCCACCACCGCCGCAGGGCCCACCGCAGGACCCGCAGTAACCACGACGACTACGGCCGGGCACCACAGGTGCCCGGCCGTAGTCGTTTCGCGCTAGCTGCGGCGCCAGGCGGTGTGGTCGGTGTCGTGCGCGGCGGCGAGGTGCAGGCGGGAGAAGGCCAGCGACTCGGCGAGGTCGGCCTCGCGGTCGGCGCGGCTCTCCGCCTTCCTGGTGTTCAGCTCGAGCACGACCATGCCCCGGTACGACGACGACGCCACGTACTCGAGCACCTCGCCGCACGGTTGGGTGCCACGGCCTGGCACCAGGTGCTCGTCGCTCTTGCTGCCGGTGCCGTCGGCGAGGTGGACGTGCGCCAGCCGGTCACCGAGCTCCTTCGCCATGTCCAGCGAGTTCGAGTGCGAGACGGCGGCGTGCGAGAGGTCCAGCGTGACGTTCGCGTAGTCCTGGTCGACCGGCGACCAGTGCGGCGCGTACGCGCCGGTGCTCAACCCGACCGGGCCACGCCACGGGTACATGTTCTCCACGGCCAACGCCACCTCGGTCGTGTCCTGCAGCCGGCCGACCTTGCCGACGAAGTCGCGTGCGTAGTCGAGCTGCCAGCGGAACGGCGGGTGCAGCACCACCACGTCGGAGCCGAGGGCGTCGGCCGCCTCGATCGACCGTTCCACCTTCGCCCACGGGTCGTTGCCCCAGACGAACTGGGTGATCAACAGGCAGGGCGCATGGATCGCTCGTACGGCCACCTCGTGGTAGTCGGACAGCCGCTTCAGCGCGTCGACGTCCTGGCTGACCGGGTCGGTCGACACCATCACCTCGACGCCGTCGAAACCGAGCCTGGAGGCGATCTCGAACGCCGTCGCCGTCGACTCCGGGTAGACGGATCCGGTCGCGAGTACGACGTCCATCGCGGGGACGTCAGAACCTTCGTGCACGCTGACACTTTAATGGTATTTGACCGACGGTGAGTAACGCCGCACTGCCCGAACCCGCTGGCGAACCGTCGAAGGCATCGCCGTATCGTGTGAGAGGTGCCCGAGCTAGGACTGGATTTCCCGCGCGAGTGGATCGAGTTCGTCGATCCGGACGACGACGAGCAGGTGTTCCGCTGCGACCTCACCTGGCTGTGTTCGCGCTACACGTGCATCTTCGGCAACGGCTGCAAGGGTACGTACGGCAACCCGGTCGGCGAGGGGTGCTGCAGCCTCGGCGCGCACTTCACCGACAAGGCCGACCGCAAGCGGGTGAAGAAGTACGTCAACCAGCTGACCCCCGAGCTCTGGCAGTACCACGACGAGGGTCACCAGCGCGGCTACACGATGCGCGACGAGGACGACGGTGAGCTGCAGACCCGGGTCGTCGACGGCGCCTGCATCTTCCACAACCGACCGGGGTTCGCCGGCGGGGCCGGCTGTGCACTGCACAAACTGGCGCTCGAGAACGACCAGCCGATCCACGAGACCAAGCCCGACGTCTGCTGGCAGGTGCCGATCAGGCGCACGTACGACTGGGTGGAGCGCAACGACGACACCCAGGTGCTGATGATAACCATCACCGAGTACGACAGGC
Coding sequences:
- a CDS encoding GNAT family N-acetyltransferase produces the protein MAGTALKKVADRTTVREMAVVLARSLFDDPSMIFLIPDDDARAKQLPRLFDVILRKSLPFGVCSAVADGAEILGVAAWHPPGAMRSRTQEWATTAGYAWALRGRTRRAETFGEALREAHPTQPHWYLSVLGTDPSAQGRGVGTKLLTDRLAECDRAGEPAYLETNKERNVRFYERFGFHVLQEIEIPEEGPRTWAMWRDPK
- a CDS encoding PrsW family intramembrane metalloprotease, which translates into the protein MSTPQAVSRALLEGRRPGRAPVSLIIALAVAGLALLAVMALWILSTVGIAIIFFFIALPTAVLYLSVMLWLDRLEPEPKLLLLVFLLWGMGASILLAGYLNSWSQEALWVPAFGKAIGSQLTASISAPVTEETLKALPLLFLLWRRKHELNGLTDAVVYGSTVALGFALVENVQYYMRSFFTGLEATENAVGAVVTTTMTILLRGVASPLCHPLFTVMTAVGVLYAANHRGVMRVFAVLGGWLAAMFLHALWNSGTTLAVLAGIPPTSLIGFGPLVPQYLFFMGLIAVWVWLLVKDRGKTIALIKTHLPQYAGTGAVTNADVEMLSSMSGRKAARRYVSRQYGKPAVRAMRNYQLAATELAIAHDRAIKGGSTAQQFEERRDGLLHVLTTSYQAAIGGPGVGAAPWQTGAPGVPGGPPQGPPPGGPGGPPQGPPPHGAPPPQAPPPQGAPPQGPPPGGPGGPGGPPQGPPPQGAPPPQGAPPQRSPQPPPPPIAPGTPPRQGPPPQAPPPPQGPPQDPQ
- a CDS encoding TIM barrel protein; amino-acid sequence: MDVVLATGSVYPESTATAFEIASRLGFDGVEVMVSTDPVSQDVDALKRLSDYHEVAVRAIHAPCLLITQFVWGNDPWAKVERSIEAADALGSDVVVLHPPFRWQLDYARDFVGKVGRLQDTTEVALAVENMYPWRGPVGLSTGAYAPHWSPVDQDYANVTLDLSHAAVSHSNSLDMAKELGDRLAHVHLADGTGSKSDEHLVPGRGTQPCGEVLEYVASSSYRGMVVLELNTRKAESRADREADLAESLAFSRLHLAAAHDTDHTAWRRS